In Halomarina salina, one DNA window encodes the following:
- a CDS encoding ABC transporter substrate-binding protein — translation MAGDGSGHDGPTRRDLVKYGSAVVAGGFLAGCTGGSDGDSTSTETENGAVPSDSTPSDSSTTMSEATSTDGEGTTTEGSYSVTMEPVGTVEFDAVPETWVPFTGDYADMGVALGQADGLAAIGVKARFGSHLYEELPGVSVDEGRLTALYEGGTGKEVFYELDADVHVVDPNFMVERLQWSQSDVDEIRENVAPFVGNTTFTRVYDWHDYDYYTMYEAFEKLAQLFQQRERYEAFSRLHDEVLSDVRSRLPEETPDIAILYPADVPPNAFYPYLVGEGTASKHWRDLRVGDALAANGITDAQAGGSTVDYETLLEVDPDAIAVRLQGEVTQEYVDENVVSYMEDHDVASDLRAVQDDRVVYGGLTYQGPIVHLFQLEMAAQGLYTDEFGDEELFDRQRVADIVTGATLG, via the coding sequence ATGGCAGGAGACGGGAGCGGCCACGACGGCCCCACACGACGCGACCTCGTCAAGTACGGCAGTGCGGTCGTCGCGGGGGGGTTCCTCGCCGGTTGTACTGGGGGGAGCGACGGCGATTCGACCAGTACCGAGACGGAGAACGGTGCGGTGCCGTCAGATTCGACGCCCTCCGACTCGTCGACGACGATGTCAGAGGCGACGAGCACCGACGGCGAGGGGACGACCACGGAGGGGTCGTACTCGGTCACGATGGAACCGGTCGGGACGGTCGAGTTCGACGCCGTCCCGGAGACGTGGGTCCCGTTCACGGGTGACTACGCCGACATGGGTGTCGCGCTCGGTCAGGCCGACGGACTCGCCGCTATCGGTGTCAAAGCGCGGTTCGGGTCGCACCTGTACGAGGAGCTGCCCGGTGTCTCGGTGGACGAGGGTCGTCTCACGGCGCTCTACGAGGGCGGGACCGGGAAGGAGGTGTTCTACGAACTCGACGCCGACGTCCACGTCGTCGACCCGAACTTCATGGTCGAACGGCTCCAGTGGAGTCAGAGCGACGTCGACGAGATACGCGAGAACGTCGCGCCGTTCGTCGGGAACACCACCTTCACCCGCGTCTACGACTGGCACGACTACGACTACTACACGATGTACGAGGCGTTCGAGAAGCTGGCCCAGCTGTTCCAGCAACGGGAGCGCTACGAGGCGTTCTCGCGGCTTCACGACGAGGTACTCTCCGACGTCCGGTCGCGTCTGCCCGAGGAGACGCCCGATATCGCCATCCTCTACCCCGCCGACGTCCCGCCGAACGCGTTCTACCCGTACCTCGTCGGCGAGGGGACCGCCTCGAAGCACTGGCGGGACCTGCGGGTCGGCGACGCGCTGGCGGCGAACGGTATCACGGACGCTCAGGCGGGCGGGTCCACGGTCGACTACGAGACCCTGCTGGAGGTCGACCCGGACGCCATCGCCGTCCGCCTCCAGGGGGAGGTGACGCAGGAGTACGTCGACGAGAACGTCGTCTCGTACATGGAGGACCACGACGTCGCCAGCGACCTCCGGGCCGTCCAGGACGACCGCGTCGTCTACGGCGGTCTGACCTATCAGGGACCCATCGTCCACCTGTTCCAGCTCGAGATGGCCGCACAGGGGCTCTACACCGACGAGTTCGGCGACGAGGAGCTGTTCGACCGACAGCGCGTCGCGGACATCGTCACCGGCGCGACCCTGGGATGA
- a CDS encoding ArsR/SmtB family transcription factor — MSLLPLRGESSADPDEPRVVGLAGEEADETFEVLSSGTTREVLAALYEEASTPSEIRDHIGTSLQNVHYHLGKLEDADLIEPAGVGYSEKGTEMTVYAPTSEAVVLFAGRRDDRSRLRSMLSRVFGVVVALGAGTAALRWFLQEQTNRALGGDDSASQSAEYGDGGTGGGAASGGSGADASGAGDAATTRVAESTQQATSGGGGGGVSIASNDGAATTGAPEATGGTADGGAATTSPDTVTETLQRTTEVAAGQDATTVPQQVAHTLASEPALAFLLGGVFVLCLVGAVWYTTR, encoded by the coding sequence ATGAGTCTACTGCCGCTTCGCGGCGAGTCCAGCGCCGACCCGGACGAGCCGCGGGTGGTCGGTCTCGCGGGCGAGGAGGCCGACGAGACGTTCGAGGTGCTCTCGTCGGGGACGACGCGTGAGGTGCTGGCCGCACTGTACGAGGAGGCGTCGACACCGTCGGAGATTCGCGACCACATCGGCACGTCACTCCAGAACGTCCACTACCACCTCGGCAAGCTGGAGGACGCCGACCTCATCGAACCGGCGGGAGTCGGCTACTCCGAGAAGGGCACCGAGATGACCGTCTACGCGCCGACGAGCGAGGCGGTGGTCCTGTTCGCCGGTCGGCGCGACGACCGCTCGCGACTCCGCTCGATGCTCTCGCGCGTGTTCGGCGTCGTCGTCGCGCTCGGTGCCGGGACCGCCGCCCTCCGGTGGTTCCTCCAGGAGCAGACGAATCGGGCACTCGGCGGTGACGACTCCGCCTCGCAGAGCGCCGAGTACGGTGACGGCGGTACGGGCGGCGGCGCAGCGAGCGGCGGGAGTGGCGCGGACGCGAGCGGTGCTGGCGACGCAGCGACGACCAGAGTGGCCGAGAGCACCCAACAGGCGACCAGTGGCGGTGGCGGCGGTGGCGTCTCCATCGCGTCGAACGACGGCGCGGCGACCACGGGCGCTCCGGAGGCCACCGGCGGGACCGCCGACGGTGGCGCAGCGACGACGAGTCCCGATACCGTCACCGAGACGCTCCAGCGGACGACGGAGGTCGCCGCCGGCCAGGACGCGACGACGGTCCCCCAGCAGGTCGCCCACACCCTCGCATCAGAGCCGGCGCTCGCGTTCCTCCTCGGCGGCGTGTTCGTGCTCTGTCTCGTCGGCGCGGTCTGGTACACGACGCGGTGA